Proteins from a genomic interval of Halomonas alkaliantarctica:
- a CDS encoding copper resistance CopC family protein translates to MQKKTSSLPIIHAILATLLISLAIPVLAHEGRANTLPKDGTTVQNSPATIGIEFGGMMRVTQFEVTGPDGSVPLDGQPGTEQVEQYFVKPDEILSAGDYQVHWRGLSDDGHMMSDGFNFSVEP, encoded by the coding sequence ATGCAAAAGAAGACGAGTTCGCTCCCTATCATTCACGCTATCTTAGCAACGCTGTTGATATCGCTAGCAATCCCAGTACTGGCCCATGAAGGGCGCGCAAACACTTTGCCTAAGGATGGCACCACCGTTCAGAATTCCCCAGCGACGATTGGCATAGAGTTTGGTGGCATGATGCGCGTCACCCAGTTTGAGGTGACAGGCCCGGACGGCTCCGTTCCTCTTGATGGTCAGCCAGGCACTGAACAGGTCGAACAATACTTCGTGAAGCCCGATGAAATTCTGTCGGCTGGGGACTACCAGGTGCACTGGCGCGGCCTATCGGATGACGGGCACATGATGTCCGATGGTTTTAACTTCTCGGTTGAGCCCTGA
- a CDS encoding copper resistance D family protein produces MILVAAGIYLSALVATGAVLFRLAFPQLSDHDRRRVARMGVLAARAGVILILFQWPIEAGYLGGGNIAAATNPMLLGIVFEGASGNRLILAVAGLLLVQAIQLNNVALSKTANSLSLVGVLLVMLAFVQVGHTVNTPRLVLSGLLIVHLTAAAFWVASLWPLFHLVGRVHSQDNTARILSRFGKLAMGGVGLLVLAGVTLATLLTGGFMPLLTTAYGQFLIGKILIVAALLLFAAVNKWRLVPAFESGDATAPRRLQRSIALEMMLVAVILLITAVLTRVTSPNG; encoded by the coding sequence ATGATTCTTGTGGCGGCCGGGATTTACCTTAGCGCCCTAGTCGCGACGGGGGCCGTGTTGTTCCGTCTAGCGTTTCCCCAACTCTCTGATCATGACCGGAGGCGCGTCGCCCGCATGGGTGTCCTTGCTGCCCGCGCGGGGGTCATCCTGATTCTGTTCCAGTGGCCTATAGAAGCTGGGTACCTTGGGGGCGGCAATATAGCGGCTGCAACCAACCCCATGCTGCTCGGGATCGTGTTCGAAGGCGCGTCCGGGAACCGGCTAATATTGGCGGTAGCAGGCTTGCTGCTGGTCCAGGCGATTCAGCTTAATAACGTAGCACTCTCGAAAACAGCCAATAGCTTGAGCCTGGTAGGCGTATTACTGGTAATGCTGGCATTCGTGCAGGTGGGACATACCGTGAACACCCCACGCCTCGTTCTGTCTGGCTTGCTGATCGTTCACCTGACGGCGGCGGCATTCTGGGTGGCCTCGCTGTGGCCGCTGTTCCATTTAGTGGGACGGGTTCACAGCCAGGACAATACCGCCCGCATTCTGTCCCGTTTCGGGAAACTCGCCATGGGCGGAGTTGGCTTGTTGGTGCTGGCGGGTGTAACGTTGGCCACCCTGCTGACGGGCGGTTTCATGCCACTGCTCACCACGGCATATGGACAATTCTTGATCGGCAAGATATTGATTGTAGCGGCGCTACTGCTATTTGCTGCCGTGAACAAGTGGCGGCTTGTACCAGCCTTTGAGAGCGGCGACGCAACGGCCCCACGACGGCTACAGCGCAGTATTGCACTAGAGATGATGCTGGTCGCGGTTATCCTGCTGATCACAGCGGTGCTGACAAGGGTGACATCACCAAATGGGTGA
- a CDS encoding cupredoxin domain-containing protein, producing the protein MRKNTLATSLFAFSLSLVTSAAWAAPGYDGGDSNLTDADVDRTIRLDAGDMWFDPEKLEMTAGEIVKFEITNTGNLEHEFVIGSKEAQEEHRQMMLNMANGGGHDMSNMSHGDGQDMTSMNMAGVTIAPGETETLLWSVPDNVYELEYACNLPGHYESGMYGNFSH; encoded by the coding sequence ATGCGCAAAAACACTTTAGCAACGTCCTTGTTTGCCTTTTCACTAAGCTTGGTAACGAGTGCGGCGTGGGCTGCTCCCGGCTACGACGGTGGGGACAGTAACCTAACCGATGCTGACGTTGATCGCACGATCCGCCTCGACGCTGGCGATATGTGGTTCGACCCTGAAAAGCTAGAAATGACGGCTGGGGAGATTGTTAAATTTGAAATTACCAACACCGGCAACTTAGAGCACGAATTTGTGATTGGTAGCAAAGAAGCCCAGGAAGAACATCGTCAAATGATGCTAAACATGGCCAATGGCGGAGGCCATGACATGTCGAATATGTCACACGGCGACGGTCAAGATATGACCAGTATGAACATGGCAGGCGTCACCATTGCGCCTGGCGAAACAGAGACTCTATTATGGAGTGTCCCTGATAATGTTTACGAGTTAGAGTATGCCTGTAACCTTCCCGGCCATTACGAATCCGGCATGTATGGCAATTTTTCTCACTAG
- a CDS encoding response regulator transcription factor, whose protein sequence is MKLLLLEDDDLLAESLAESLKDNGYLVDLAASLKAAKSLMATEHYELAILDVGLPDGSGLDLLAQWRKQKRSTPILILTARDTWEDKVIGLETGADDYLTKPFHEAELMARLKALLRRQSGQLSQVITLNGVSLDEAGQRVCLEGETWRSLTATEFRLLRYLMLHPDRIHSKEQLLEQLYALEQDAAAPNLVEVYVARLRRYLGKSVIQTRRGQGYFFVSH, encoded by the coding sequence ATGAAACTGTTGCTACTCGAAGATGATGATTTGCTGGCGGAAAGCTTGGCAGAGAGTCTCAAGGACAACGGTTACCTGGTTGACTTGGCCGCTTCATTGAAAGCGGCCAAGTCGCTTATGGCAACCGAGCATTATGAGCTGGCTATTTTAGATGTCGGTTTGCCCGATGGGTCGGGACTCGACCTGCTCGCCCAGTGGCGTAAGCAAAAACGCAGCACGCCTATTTTGATTTTGACAGCGCGCGATACCTGGGAAGATAAAGTCATCGGTCTGGAAACGGGGGCAGATGACTATCTCACCAAGCCCTTCCACGAAGCCGAACTGATGGCCCGCCTTAAGGCCCTGCTGCGCAGGCAGTCAGGTCAATTATCTCAGGTGATTACGCTGAACGGAGTATCGTTGGATGAAGCAGGCCAACGAGTGTGCTTAGAAGGGGAAACCTGGCGTTCGCTAACGGCGACGGAGTTTCGGTTACTGCGCTACTTGATGCTTCACCCAGACCGCATTCACTCGAAAGAGCAGCTACTAGAGCAGCTATATGCCTTGGAGCAGGATGCCGCTGCACCCAACTTGGTTGAAGTCTATGTCGCTCGTCTGCGCCGCTATCTCGGCAAATCGGTCATTCAAACTCGACGCGGCCAGGGGTATTTCTTTGTTTCACATTGA
- a CDS encoding ATP-binding protein, producing the protein MFHIDRRSLRIRLLVWLGGVALLVVVTTWLLHGIFLHSLARDFLGERLQREANHAVAQLEQDQTAVPTALDSVSQGYQVFHHLYVLRLNGSISTSDPQWQQKLAPLLEENGDALLDVNHGEQHMLVYRRYFEWQGTQGVLLVGEDFSQVEEGLATLHWWVGGIAAVLLGMLIILNMLAVNRGLTPLWQLRQQLEALRSGKRERLSLVAPSELDALVDQLNWFMDDIDLRLKRSRESVANLSHALKTPLAAVTQVLRGNRPIDENRRHKLLSRVEDINAQLNAELRRSRIAGPNAGRMANVTRDSLRLIEMFRSLYPESMFNLTHSAREKDQVPIEAHDFSEILGIVLDNAGKWANRHVHCDIAVMVTALTITIDDDGLGVAEEELSRLGERGTRLDERRPGYGLGLSILAQLISRYSGHSQFERSPLGGLRVMITLPLTGEVAN; encoded by the coding sequence TTGTTTCACATTGATCGGCGCAGTTTACGTATTCGACTCCTTGTATGGTTAGGCGGCGTGGCGCTGTTGGTGGTGGTCACTACGTGGCTACTGCACGGGATTTTTTTACATAGCCTTGCACGAGATTTCTTAGGCGAACGCTTACAGCGTGAAGCTAATCACGCGGTCGCGCAGTTAGAACAAGACCAAACTGCAGTACCGACTGCGCTCGACTCAGTAAGCCAAGGCTACCAAGTCTTTCATCACCTTTATGTGCTCCGCCTTAACGGCTCAATCAGCACTTCCGACCCGCAATGGCAGCAAAAGTTGGCCCCACTGCTGGAAGAAAATGGCGATGCCCTACTAGACGTGAATCACGGCGAGCAGCACATGCTCGTTTATCGTCGCTATTTTGAGTGGCAGGGAACACAAGGCGTGCTACTGGTGGGTGAGGATTTTTCTCAAGTCGAAGAAGGGTTGGCAACCTTGCACTGGTGGGTCGGTGGGATTGCCGCCGTGCTTTTAGGGATGCTCATCATACTCAATATGCTGGCGGTTAACCGTGGTCTCACGCCACTTTGGCAACTACGTCAACAGCTTGAAGCCTTGCGATCAGGCAAACGTGAACGCTTGTCATTAGTAGCCCCTTCCGAGTTAGATGCGTTAGTCGACCAATTAAACTGGTTTATGGACGACATTGATCTTCGTTTGAAGCGCTCGCGAGAATCAGTCGCCAACCTATCACATGCATTAAAAACCCCGCTGGCAGCCGTTACCCAAGTACTACGTGGCAACCGACCCATTGATGAAAACCGTCGTCATAAACTGCTCAGCCGAGTAGAGGATATTAATGCCCAGCTGAATGCGGAGCTGCGACGTTCACGTATTGCAGGCCCTAATGCAGGGCGAATGGCCAACGTCACACGTGATAGCTTACGGCTCATCGAGATGTTCCGTAGCCTTTACCCTGAGAGCATGTTCAACCTTACCCACTCAGCCCGCGAGAAAGACCAAGTCCCTATTGAAGCTCACGACTTTTCAGAAATATTAGGCATCGTGCTTGATAACGCTGGCAAATGGGCGAATAGGCACGTTCACTGCGACATTGCAGTCATGGTGACTGCGCTCACGATAACCATTGATGACGACGGCCTCGGTGTTGCAGAAGAGGAACTTTCGCGCTTGGGAGAGCGTGGCACACGACTGGATGAACGCCGTCCTGGCTACGGCTTAGGCCTTTCGATTCTTGCGCAGTTAATTTCTCGTTACTCGGGGCACTCGCAGTTTGAACGCAGCCCACTGGGTGGCCTGCGCGTTATGATAACTTTGCCACTGACGGGTGAAGTGGCTAATTAA
- a CDS encoding copper resistance system multicopper oxidase, which translates to MARSSIISHLLSRRQLLKGGAALGLGSAAAMGLTPAWANPWGRTNVYAQGVEEGPEVSLAIRRESLPIDGQEARPISINGTSPGPLIRLKEGQDAVLRVTNLLDEPTSIHWHGLILPPEMDGVPGVSFAGIAPGETFTYRFPVRQNGTYWYHSHSGMQEQLGHAGPLIIDAAEREPIRFDREHVLLLTDWTFEDPMSVFRNLKTMEGYYNFQERTIADFFADVRNNGFAQTAEMRGMWAQMRMSSRDIADVTGSTYTYLLNGHSPQENWNALFKAGERIRLRVINGSAMSFFDVRIPGLKMTVVAADGQPVQPVPVDEFRIGVAETYDVLVSPEDDRAYTIFAESMDRSGYARATLAPREGMQAEIPERRQIADRGMEAMGAHGMDGMDHSNMPGMDHSGMSNIQGMDHSNMEGMDHSTMGGMSGEQAKIGENGMLVAGEAQPGSRYGQAGIGIDPDERRVLVYRDLKAFTPWPDRREPGREIELHLTGNMERYMWSFDGKKFSEVTGPIHFVKDERLRLILVNDTMMEHPIHLHGMWMELENGQGELIPRKHTLNVKPGERVSALITADAEGSWAFHCHLLYHMDAGMFRVVQVS; encoded by the coding sequence ATGGCACGCTCAAGTATCATTTCTCACCTACTTTCTCGTCGGCAATTGTTGAAAGGTGGTGCTGCCTTAGGACTAGGTTCAGCTGCAGCAATGGGGTTAACGCCCGCCTGGGCAAACCCTTGGGGCCGTACCAATGTCTATGCTCAGGGCGTCGAAGAAGGGCCTGAGGTATCACTGGCTATCCGCCGTGAATCGTTGCCTATTGACGGACAAGAAGCCCGTCCTATTAGCATTAACGGTACCAGCCCTGGCCCGTTGATTCGTCTGAAAGAAGGTCAAGACGCCGTACTGCGTGTTACCAACTTGCTGGATGAACCCACTTCCATCCACTGGCATGGCCTCATTCTACCGCCAGAAATGGATGGCGTGCCTGGCGTTAGCTTTGCCGGTATCGCTCCTGGTGAAACTTTTACCTATCGATTCCCCGTCCGTCAGAACGGTACCTACTGGTACCACAGTCATTCAGGTATGCAGGAGCAGTTGGGCCATGCAGGGCCACTAATTATCGACGCTGCCGAGCGCGAGCCTATCCGCTTCGATCGTGAGCACGTGTTGCTGCTGACTGACTGGACCTTTGAAGATCCCATGTCGGTGTTCCGTAATCTGAAAACCATGGAAGGGTATTACAACTTCCAAGAGCGCACGATTGCTGACTTCTTTGCCGATGTCCGCAATAACGGTTTTGCTCAGACCGCCGAGATGCGTGGCATGTGGGCTCAAATGCGAATGAGTTCGCGAGATATCGCCGATGTCACCGGCAGTACCTATACCTATCTGCTCAACGGCCATTCACCACAGGAAAACTGGAATGCATTGTTCAAGGCCGGTGAGCGAATACGGCTACGCGTGATCAATGGGTCGGCCATGTCATTCTTTGATGTCCGTATTCCTGGTTTGAAGATGACAGTGGTGGCCGCCGATGGACAACCGGTTCAACCGGTTCCCGTGGATGAGTTCCGTATTGGCGTGGCTGAAACCTACGATGTGCTTGTTTCACCTGAAGATGACCGGGCATACACCATCTTCGCTGAATCCATGGATCGCAGCGGCTACGCACGCGCAACCCTGGCACCGCGTGAGGGCATGCAGGCTGAAATCCCTGAACGACGTCAAATTGCCGACCGCGGCATGGAAGCCATGGGTGCCCACGGCATGGACGGCATGGACCATTCCAACATGCCGGGCATGGACCACTCTGGCATGTCGAATATACAAGGCATGGATCATTCGAACATGGAGGGGATGGATCACTCTACTATGGGCGGCATGTCGGGCGAGCAGGCGAAAATCGGCGAAAATGGCATGCTCGTTGCTGGTGAAGCACAGCCCGGCTCCCGCTACGGCCAGGCAGGCATTGGCATCGACCCCGACGAACGTCGTGTTTTAGTTTACCGCGATTTAAAAGCCTTCACGCCATGGCCTGACCGCCGCGAACCAGGCCGTGAGATTGAGCTGCACCTGACCGGCAATATGGAACGTTACATGTGGTCGTTCGACGGCAAGAAATTTAGCGAAGTGACCGGCCCGATTCATTTTGTGAAAGATGAGCGCCTGCGCCTCATCCTCGTCAACGACACCATGATGGAGCACCCCATTCACCTCCACGGCATGTGGATGGAGCTGGAAAACGGCCAGGGTGAATTGATTCCGCGCAAACACACACTAAATGTGAAGCCCGGCGAGCGCGTGTCTGCGCTGATCACCGCAGACGCCGAGGGTAGTTGGGCGTTCCACTGCCACCTTCTCTATCACATGGATGCCGGCATGTTCCGCGTTGTTCAGGTTTCTTAA
- a CDS encoding copper resistance protein B produces the protein MKTKHYLTIASAALGIVAATTVQAEDGYAAPGHWPAPTEEHNMGMALFDRLEYSVPDKGQDAVVWDFQGWYGGDVNRIYLKSEGENVQGDGEDAEFESLELLYSRLVADFWELQGGIGYQGGVFSDDHAERTYGVVGLQGVMPYGIETDVAMQVSEDGDVAASFEGEYDLRLTQRLYLQPRTEIAVAASEVEQFGVGKGLNSVRVGMRLGYEVTRRFAPYVGTYWVKKYGDTADLSRASGESSEDTGVVAGVRLMF, from the coding sequence ATGAAGACTAAGCATTACTTAACCATCGCCAGCGCCGCCCTCGGCATAGTGGCCGCTACCACCGTTCAAGCCGAAGATGGCTATGCCGCTCCGGGTCATTGGCCAGCGCCCACTGAGGAACATAATATGGGCATGGCGCTGTTTGATCGGCTTGAATATAGTGTGCCCGATAAAGGCCAAGACGCCGTGGTATGGGACTTTCAAGGCTGGTACGGCGGTGATGTCAACCGCATTTACCTCAAATCAGAAGGCGAAAACGTCCAAGGCGACGGGGAAGATGCTGAGTTTGAGTCCTTGGAATTACTCTATAGCCGCCTAGTGGCTGATTTTTGGGAGTTACAGGGGGGTATCGGTTATCAAGGCGGGGTGTTCTCCGATGATCACGCCGAACGCACCTATGGGGTGGTTGGCCTGCAGGGCGTGATGCCCTACGGCATTGAAACCGACGTTGCTATGCAAGTGAGCGAAGATGGCGACGTGGCCGCCAGTTTTGAAGGCGAATACGACTTGCGCCTGACACAGCGGCTTTATCTGCAGCCACGCACTGAAATTGCCGTTGCTGCCAGCGAAGTTGAACAGTTTGGTGTGGGCAAGGGGCTTAATTCAGTGCGTGTGGGCATGCGTCTCGGCTACGAGGTGACCCGCCGCTTCGCTCCGTACGTGGGCACTTACTGGGTAAAAAAGTATGGCGATACCGCTGATCTTTCTCGTGCTAGTGGAGAAAGCAGCGAAGATACCGGCGTGGTTGCGGGTGTCAGGTTAATGTTTTAA
- a CDS encoding APC family permease → MAEQDRTPQYKENSLSLVGAVALGTGVMIGAGIFALTGQMAEMTGRLFPLAFLAAAVIVAFSAYSYVKMSNTFPSAGGIGMYLQKAYGPTLPTAFHALLMYFSMVIAQSFLARTFGSYTLELFDLGDRSLFVPLLGVGLLLIAFLINLSANRLIETVASVLGFIKIGGIVVFGIVGVFIADSIEMGSGNNAPTPTKAGFLGATALGILAFKGFTTITNSGSELKDPKRNLGKAISISIALCVVIYALVGFAVASNLSLSEIIETQDYSLAAAARPALGEAAVAFTVILAMLATAGGIIASVFAVSRMLAMLTEMKLVPHRHFHMPGSVQKHTLVYTIVFGLVLTAFFDLSRIAALGIIFYLIMDMAIHWGVLRHLKDSVGANPVIPGIAILLDAVVLIGFVWVKATSDPLVLIVASIVMVTLLLGEWIFLSKRETSNDSEHSHTH, encoded by the coding sequence ATGGCTGAGCAGGATAGAACGCCACAATATAAAGAAAACAGTCTTTCGTTGGTCGGTGCCGTGGCATTAGGCACCGGCGTAATGATTGGGGCCGGTATCTTTGCGCTAACCGGCCAAATGGCCGAAATGACTGGCCGGCTATTCCCCCTGGCCTTTCTGGCCGCTGCCGTCATTGTCGCTTTCAGCGCTTACTCTTACGTTAAAATGTCCAATACCTTCCCTTCGGCAGGTGGCATTGGCATGTATTTACAGAAAGCGTATGGCCCGACGCTTCCCACCGCCTTTCATGCCCTTTTGATGTATTTTTCCATGGTGATCGCACAGAGTTTTCTGGCGAGAACGTTTGGCTCTTATACGCTTGAGTTGTTTGACCTGGGAGATCGTTCGCTATTTGTGCCTCTACTCGGGGTTGGTTTACTGCTAATAGCCTTTTTGATCAATTTATCCGCCAACCGCTTGATCGAGACCGTCGCCTCGGTGCTTGGATTTATCAAAATAGGCGGCATTGTCGTGTTTGGTATTGTTGGCGTGTTTATTGCCGACTCCATCGAAATGGGCTCTGGCAACAACGCACCAACGCCTACAAAAGCGGGCTTTTTAGGTGCAACGGCACTTGGCATACTGGCATTTAAAGGCTTCACGACGATTACCAATAGTGGTTCGGAGCTTAAAGATCCTAAGCGGAATCTTGGCAAAGCTATCTCGATCTCTATTGCGCTATGCGTGGTGATCTATGCCCTTGTCGGTTTTGCCGTTGCCAGCAACCTATCTTTGTCTGAAATTATCGAAACCCAGGACTACTCCCTGGCCGCCGCTGCCCGTCCCGCACTGGGTGAAGCAGCCGTTGCGTTTACCGTTATTCTCGCCATGCTAGCAACGGCAGGCGGTATCATCGCCAGCGTCTTTGCCGTTTCACGCATGCTCGCCATGCTGACAGAAATGAAATTGGTTCCCCATCGGCATTTTCATATGCCGGGAAGTGTGCAAAAGCACACACTGGTGTACACCATCGTGTTTGGTTTAGTGCTCACCGCTTTTTTTGACCTGAGCCGTATCGCAGCATTAGGCATCATTTTCTACCTGATCATGGATATGGCCATTCACTGGGGTGTGCTTCGCCACCTGAAAGACAGTGTGGGGGCTAATCCTGTCATTCCTGGCATTGCCATATTGCTGGATGCCGTTGTGTTAATCGGCTTTGTTTGGGTAAAAGCCACCTCTGACCCGTTAGTGCTCATCGTTGCCAGCATAGTGATGGTCACTCTTTTACTCGGCGAGTGGATTTTCTTGTCCAAACGCGAAACTTCAAACGATAGCGAGCACTCTCACACTCATTAA
- a CDS encoding ATPase translates to MDVRTFGELIDWTRQLHEHLAACLAHCADIHEEERARMLLNYLAAQEAEMQRVVERFEQTADAKALKTYVYDYLEHKPIRTHRTCDAPYSTLSVDDICREVFDFHEQTINLYRTLAGKAEIPEAKELLESLLALEEHEAMRLVRQTGRMNDV, encoded by the coding sequence ATGGACGTTAGAACCTTTGGTGAGTTAATCGATTGGACCCGTCAGTTACACGAGCATCTTGCAGCTTGCCTTGCTCATTGCGCCGATATACACGAAGAAGAGCGCGCTCGCATGTTGCTCAATTACTTAGCTGCACAGGAAGCGGAAATGCAGCGCGTTGTGGAGCGCTTTGAACAGACTGCTGACGCAAAAGCATTAAAAACCTACGTTTATGACTATTTGGAGCATAAACCTATCCGTACGCATCGTACCTGCGATGCTCCCTACTCTACGCTAAGTGTTGACGACATTTGCCGAGAGGTTTTTGATTTCCATGAGCAAACGATAAACCTTTATCGAACCCTCGCTGGCAAAGCGGAAATTCCAGAAGCTAAAGAGCTCCTAGAGTCTCTTTTGGCTCTTGAAGAGCACGAAGCCATGCGCCTTGTTCGCCAAACGGGGAGAATGAACGATGTCTGA
- a CDS encoding DUF423 domain-containing protein — translation MQRTDKVWWCIVALSGAMLVMLGAYAAHGLAARTTETMVSAVETGVRYQAWHTLAIMIVLVWRQVQPLAGHRWVLALWALGMACFSGSLYLMALAGLNLGIVTPIGGLLLMAGWLALGVVALLAQRRHT, via the coding sequence GTGCAGCGAACAGATAAAGTGTGGTGGTGTATCGTGGCGCTTTCGGGCGCCATGCTGGTAATGCTAGGCGCCTATGCAGCCCATGGCTTAGCGGCGCGCACCACAGAAACGATGGTGAGCGCTGTTGAAACCGGCGTGCGCTATCAGGCCTGGCACACGCTAGCCATCATGATCGTGCTGGTATGGCGCCAAGTGCAGCCGCTTGCCGGACACCGCTGGGTGCTGGCGCTGTGGGCGCTAGGCATGGCGTGCTTTTCAGGCTCGCTCTACCTGATGGCGCTGGCGGGGCTGAACCTTGGCATTGTCACACCCATTGGCGGGCTGCTGTTGATGGCCGGTTGGCTGGCGCTTGGAGTGGTAGCCCTGCTAGCGCAGCGCCGTCATACGTAA
- the thiS gene encoding sulfur carrier protein ThiS, which yields MSIQIRLNGEPHTLSTGLTAADLVEQLGLSGRRIAVEINEEIVPRSQHADTRLVDGDHVEVVHAIGGG from the coding sequence ATGTCTATCCAGATACGTCTAAACGGTGAACCCCATACGCTGTCGACCGGCCTCACCGCCGCTGACTTAGTTGAACAGCTGGGCCTTAGCGGTCGTCGTATCGCCGTCGAAATTAACGAAGAGATCGTCCCCCGCAGCCAACACGCCGACACCCGCCTGGTCGATGGCGACCACGTAGAAGTTGTCCACGCGATTGGCGGCGGCTAG
- a CDS encoding thiazole synthase produces the protein MTQQTHVALADTQLTIAGRDFQSRLLVGTGKYKDFTETGAAIAQSGAEIVTFAVRRTNLGQDADAPNLLDVISPERYTLLPNTAGCYNAKDAVRTCRLARELLDGHNLVKLEVLGDDHTLYPNVVETLKAAETLLADGFDVMVYTSDDPIVARELEAMGCCAIMPLGSLIGSGHGIQNPHNLRLIVEQSKVPVLVDAGIGTASDAAMAMELGCDGVLLNTAIAHAREPLRMANAMKLAVEAGRDAFLAGRMARRQSADPSSPFAGRING, from the coding sequence ATGACCCAACAAACCCATGTAGCGCTAGCCGATACCCAGCTAACCATCGCCGGACGCGATTTTCAATCGCGCCTGCTGGTGGGCACAGGCAAGTACAAAGACTTTACCGAAACTGGCGCCGCCATTGCCCAAAGCGGCGCTGAAATCGTGACCTTTGCGGTGCGCCGTACTAATTTAGGCCAGGACGCCGATGCGCCCAACCTGTTAGACGTTATTTCCCCCGAGCGCTACACCCTGCTGCCCAATACCGCCGGTTGCTACAACGCTAAAGATGCCGTTCGCACCTGCCGCTTGGCCCGAGAACTGCTCGACGGTCACAACCTGGTCAAGCTAGAAGTGCTCGGCGACGATCACACGCTTTACCCCAACGTGGTCGAGACGCTAAAAGCCGCTGAAACGCTGCTCGCCGATGGCTTTGACGTCATGGTGTATACCAGTGACGATCCTATTGTGGCACGCGAACTAGAAGCCATGGGCTGCTGCGCCATCATGCCGCTGGGGTCACTGATTGGCTCGGGCCACGGCATTCAGAATCCGCACAACCTGCGTTTAATCGTTGAGCAGAGCAAGGTACCGGTACTCGTGGATGCGGGCATTGGCACGGCGTCAGACGCTGCCATGGCGATGGAGCTCGGTTGCGACGGCGTACTGCTGAATACCGCCATTGCCCACGCCCGCGAGCCGCTACGCATGGCCAACGCCATGAAGCTGGCCGTGGAAGCCGGGCGTGATGCGTTTTTAGCCGGCCGTATGGCGCGCCGCCAGTCCGCCGATCCTTCTTCACCTTTCGCTGGCCGTATTAACGGTTAA
- the trmB gene encoding tRNA (guanosine(46)-N7)-methyltransferase TrmB translates to MTEPNDTVPESHTAPESNVTTGPEGTDAPLHRRGIKSYVIRAGRMTQAQNRGLEDIWPRFGLTIADGRQDLDALFGRKAPRVVEIGFGMGNSLIEQAETHPDTDFIGIEVHAPGVGKLLDEVDKRGLTNLRVYREDALAVLEQCLPEGSLTTLQLFFPDPWPKKKHHKRRIVQPAFVDLIRTRLMPGGTFHMATDWEAYAEWMAEVMEAAPGYANTASEETAPYVPRPAFRPLTKFEARGEKLGHGVWDLIYRREG, encoded by the coding sequence ATGACTGAACCCAACGATACCGTACCCGAAAGTCACACCGCGCCCGAAAGCAACGTCACCACAGGCCCGGAAGGTACGGATGCACCTCTGCACCGCCGCGGCATTAAAAGCTACGTGATCCGCGCGGGTCGTATGACACAAGCGCAGAACCGTGGACTGGAAGATATCTGGCCGCGCTTTGGCCTGACCATCGCCGACGGTCGTCAAGACTTGGATGCCCTGTTTGGCCGCAAGGCACCGCGGGTAGTAGAAATCGGCTTTGGCATGGGCAACTCGCTGATAGAACAGGCCGAGACTCATCCAGACACCGACTTTATTGGCATTGAAGTCCACGCCCCCGGCGTTGGCAAGCTGTTGGATGAAGTCGATAAACGCGGCCTCACCAATCTGCGCGTTTACCGGGAAGACGCCCTGGCGGTGCTGGAGCAGTGCCTGCCCGAAGGCTCGCTGACCACGCTGCAGCTGTTCTTTCCCGACCCTTGGCCGAAGAAGAAGCACCACAAACGGCGCATCGTGCAGCCCGCATTCGTTGATCTGATCCGTACCCGCCTGATGCCGGGCGGCACCTTCCATATGGCCACCGACTGGGAAGCCTACGCGGAGTGGATGGCCGAGGTAATGGAAGCGGCCCCCGGCTATGCCAATACCGCTAGCGAGGAAACCGCCCCGTACGTGCCACGCCCGGCGTTCCGCCCGCTAACCAAGTTTGAAGCCCGCGGCGAAAAACTGGGTCACGGGGTTTGGGATTTGATCTATCGCCGGGAGGGGTGA